A genomic region of Synechococcus sp. NOUM97013 contains the following coding sequences:
- a CDS encoding DUF4912 domain-containing protein yields MTQAITSLARMTLRQLRQMASDLGVTLYSRKSKEDLVSAIAERQERRGGDLKAIEAELTPPSQSQSTTRVVFLPRDPQWAYVFWEISDTDRRRAQSEGAAHLSLRLADVTGLQNGSAHPHTLQEVPVDSHSTEWYLPVPLCDRDYRVELGFRSGSNWISLAFSSVARVPALHPSDQILDQFVPFSLEAAAPAPAPVAPPAEPSDSGLHERLYQSATTHFRSRRVGSEVLHEQDSMPGDQRGLSDSGAGLWASGRNESGLGGVAPRQRTFWLVADAELIVYGATDPSACLTIGGEEVPLSDEGTFRIQVPFRDGEQVYAIEATAADGEQKRNITLNFERVTPEDNSNPASEAKAEWF; encoded by the coding sequence GTGACGCAAGCCATCACATCCCTCGCCCGCATGACCCTGCGTCAGCTGCGTCAGATGGCTAGTGATCTCGGCGTGACTCTCTACAGCCGCAAGAGCAAGGAAGATCTGGTCTCAGCGATTGCCGAGCGGCAGGAACGACGCGGTGGAGACCTCAAAGCCATCGAGGCAGAACTCACACCACCCTCCCAGTCTCAGTCGACAACCCGAGTGGTGTTTCTCCCCCGGGATCCCCAATGGGCTTATGTGTTCTGGGAGATCTCCGATACCGATCGCCGCCGCGCCCAGAGCGAAGGTGCCGCGCACTTGAGCCTTCGCCTCGCCGACGTCACCGGTCTTCAAAACGGTTCGGCTCACCCACACACGCTCCAGGAAGTGCCTGTGGATAGCCACAGCACCGAGTGGTACCTCCCTGTTCCTCTCTGCGACCGCGACTACCGCGTCGAGCTCGGTTTCCGTTCTGGCAGCAACTGGATCTCCCTGGCCTTCTCCTCGGTAGCTCGCGTTCCCGCCCTGCACCCCAGCGACCAGATCCTCGATCAATTCGTTCCCTTCAGTCTGGAAGCGGCAGCACCTGCTCCCGCACCGGTCGCTCCGCCGGCCGAGCCCAGCGACAGCGGTCTGCACGAGCGCCTTTATCAAAGCGCGACCACCCACTTCCGCAGCCGCAGGGTTGGTTCGGAAGTGCTTCACGAACAGGATTCCATGCCTGGTGACCAGCGCGGTCTGAGCGATTCGGGCGCCGGACTATGGGCCAGCGGTCGCAACGAATCAGGCTTGGGTGGTGTTGCTCCACGCCAGCGCACCTTCTGGCTGGTGGCTGACGCCGAGCTGATCGTCTACGGCGCTACCGATCCCTCCGCCTGCCTCACCATCGGCGGCGAAGAAGTTCCCCTCTCGGACGAAGGAACCTTCCGCATTCAGGTGCCCTTCCGCGACGGTGAGCAGGTTTATGCCATCGAAGCCACTGCCGCCGATGGCGAACAGAAGCGCAACATCACCTTGAACTTCGAGCGCGTGACACCGGAAGACAACAGCAACCCCGCCAGCGAAGCCAAGGCTGAGTGGTTCTGA
- a CDS encoding phycobilisome rod-core linker polypeptide, whose amino-acid sequence MALPLLQYAPTTQNNRVAPIRVASDENERSQQMDIAMDADNVETVIESAYRQVFFHAFKSDRDAFLESQLRNGQITVRDFIRGLCLSDTFKRTFYGFNSNYKVVRHLVQKILGRKTHGQSEEIAWSIVIASQGIEGMVDTLLDSDEYLSAFGYDTVPYQRNRVLPGRELGETPFNITTPRYDEYYRGILGFPKIVYTGTAKTLPERANRKRGGYTEDYLPWVRGMAPGMGASPTGSADIDYLSKVPFRSIGR is encoded by the coding sequence GTGGCTCTTCCTCTCCTGCAGTACGCACCGACCACGCAGAACAATCGCGTAGCTCCCATCCGCGTTGCATCCGACGAGAACGAGCGTTCTCAGCAGATGGACATCGCCATGGATGCGGACAACGTTGAGACCGTGATCGAGTCGGCGTACCGCCAGGTGTTTTTCCACGCGTTCAAGAGCGACCGCGACGCCTTCCTCGAATCCCAGCTTCGGAACGGACAGATCACGGTCCGCGATTTCATTCGCGGGCTCTGCCTCTCCGACACCTTCAAGCGGACCTTCTACGGGTTCAACTCCAACTACAAGGTGGTGCGCCACCTTGTGCAGAAAATTCTTGGCCGCAAGACCCACGGCCAATCAGAAGAGATTGCCTGGTCCATCGTGATTGCCTCCCAGGGCATCGAAGGCATGGTCGACACCCTCCTCGACAGCGATGAATACCTGAGCGCCTTCGGTTACGACACCGTGCCCTATCAGCGCAATCGCGTTCTTCCCGGACGCGAGCTCGGCGAGACCCCCTTCAACATCACCACACCTCGCTACGACGAGTACTACCGCGGAATCCTGGGCTTCCCGAAGATCGTCTACACAGGCACCGCCAAGACCCTGCCCGAGCGCGCCAATCGCAAGCGCGGCGGTTACACCGAGGACTATCTCCCCTGGGTCCGCGGCATGGCCCCCGGAATGGGAGCTTCACCGACTGGGAGCGCCGACATCGATTACCTCTCCAAAGTTCCGTTCCGCAGCATCGGTCGCTGA
- a CDS encoding phycobiliprotein lyase produces the protein MTLDIPDAPTFFRLSCGSWRSQRSVHHLLHRRAEAGGSLIVVEDLEIDDARLLDMARQHDQDPGRIIGGSYVRWSASMAWDRDGDAHDGETCFALIGDSASARSGTMLRDQGYAEKAPATSTFSMDDRDGLILCTSYEMMTVWERFSFSGADVRIRSSTVEGLSNNASFCVETRLKDDGSSGESALSTAVTSPFGW, from the coding sequence ATGACCCTGGACATCCCCGACGCGCCGACCTTCTTCCGCCTGAGCTGCGGCAGCTGGCGGTCCCAGCGCAGCGTGCACCATCTACTGCACCGTCGCGCCGAAGCCGGCGGATCTCTGATTGTGGTGGAAGATCTGGAGATCGATGATGCACGGTTGCTGGATATGGCCCGTCAGCACGATCAGGATCCCGGTCGGATCATCGGAGGAAGCTATGTGCGCTGGAGCGCGTCCATGGCATGGGATCGCGATGGGGATGCCCATGACGGTGAAACCTGCTTTGCCTTGATCGGCGACAGCGCGTCCGCACGATCGGGAACCATGCTCAGGGATCAGGGCTACGCAGAAAAAGCCCCTGCCACATCCACGTTCAGCATGGACGACCGGGATGGTCTGATTCTCTGCACCAGCTACGAGATGATGACCGTGTGGGAACGCTTCAGCTTCTCGGGAGCGGATGTGCGGATTCGGTCGAGCACGGTTGAAGGCCTGTCCAACAACGCCTCCTTCTGTGTTGAGACCCGATTGAAGGACGACGGCTCAAGCGGTGAGAGTGCTCTGTCAACAGCTGTGACTTCACCCTTCGGATGGTGA
- a CDS encoding phosphatidylserine/phosphatidylglycerophosphate/cardiolipin synthase family protein: protein MRPRPRPLKAGVTTASALSFLLLSCSQPGTVVGRGGEPLAMPNGITLHFNHRDSNRYRHPLTGKWRNGDDLEQALIAQIESAEQELLVAVQELSLPAIADALVQASQNGVKVHVVLENTYSTPWTELHPTDLPAHGRQRLHQLQTLADRNRDGTLSAEERLHGDAVAILRRGGVPTIDDTEDGSRGSGLMHHKFMVVDRRRVVTGSANFTSSGLHGDAGAPQTRGNVNHLLSIDSAELAAVFREEFEQMWGDGPSGQKDSRFGRGKESRPLQTVHHDDIRIDVLFPPHSPKDADHGLNLIGRILDTAQQTIDMALFVFSAQSLTNVLAERQDAGVGIRLLADPGFASRSFSEVLDLLGLALPDRFCKLEAGNQPLTTPIKGIGTPRLARGDKLHHKFAVIDHKTVITGSFNWSPSAAHTNDETLLVIHSPKLAAHFTREMNRLWRGAELGINARIRKKLERQRIRCGDGVERG from the coding sequence ATGCGCCCACGACCCCGTCCTCTGAAAGCAGGAGTCACCACAGCATCAGCGCTGTCGTTCTTGCTGTTGAGCTGCAGCCAGCCAGGGACGGTGGTGGGTCGAGGGGGCGAACCACTGGCGATGCCCAATGGCATCACGCTGCACTTCAACCATCGCGACAGCAACCGCTACCGCCATCCGCTGACGGGGAAATGGCGCAATGGCGATGACCTCGAACAAGCCTTGATCGCGCAGATCGAAAGTGCAGAGCAGGAACTGCTGGTGGCTGTTCAGGAGCTTTCATTGCCCGCCATTGCCGATGCGCTGGTGCAGGCCAGCCAGAACGGAGTGAAGGTTCACGTGGTTCTGGAGAACACCTACAGCACCCCCTGGACTGAGCTGCACCCCACAGACCTGCCCGCCCACGGCCGTCAACGCCTGCATCAACTCCAGACACTCGCCGATCGCAACCGTGACGGCACACTGAGCGCTGAAGAACGACTCCACGGTGACGCGGTCGCCATCCTGAGGCGCGGCGGCGTGCCGACCATCGATGACACCGAAGACGGCAGTCGTGGAAGCGGCCTGATGCACCACAAATTCATGGTGGTGGACCGACGGCGTGTCGTGACAGGAAGCGCCAACTTCACCAGTTCGGGATTGCACGGCGATGCCGGGGCACCCCAAACCCGGGGCAACGTGAATCATCTGCTGAGCATCGACAGCGCAGAACTGGCGGCGGTGTTCCGCGAAGAGTTCGAACAGATGTGGGGTGACGGACCCTCAGGGCAGAAGGACAGCCGCTTCGGTCGAGGGAAAGAGAGTCGACCTCTTCAGACCGTGCACCACGACGACATCAGGATCGATGTGCTGTTCCCACCGCACTCCCCAAAGGATGCAGACCATGGCTTGAACCTGATTGGCCGAATACTGGACACGGCACAACAAACCATCGACATGGCTTTGTTCGTGTTCTCAGCGCAGTCACTGACCAACGTCCTGGCTGAACGCCAAGACGCAGGCGTGGGAATCCGCTTGCTGGCTGATCCCGGCTTTGCCAGCCGCTCCTTTTCGGAGGTTCTGGACCTGCTGGGTCTGGCGCTGCCCGACCGTTTCTGCAAGCTCGAAGCCGGCAATCAACCCCTGACCACTCCGATCAAGGGCATCGGCACCCCCCGCCTCGCCCGCGGCGACAAGCTCCACCACAAGTTCGCCGTCATTGATCACAAAACAGTGATCACAGGATCCTTCAACTGGTCGCCCTCAGCTGCTCACACCAACGATGAAACCCTGCTGGTGATTCACTCACCCAAGCTTGCCGCGCATTTCACCCGTGAAATGAATCGCCTCTGGCGAGGTGCTGAACTGGGCATCAATGCGCGCATTCGCAAAAAACTTGAACGGCAACGGATCCGCTGCGGAGATGGAGTGGAGAGGGGTTAA
- a CDS encoding tetratricopeptide repeat-containing sulfotransferase family protein codes for MDQQTIKELSSTGRHQECLQACQQLLQSEPESLVPWKYAGKSLLALGQFEKAQQCLAKAHQIDNKDPEIVKDIGNIFNAVQNDAEAIRLYKEALSIDQNYAPAINNLGLIAKQQGNLVAAGQLVKRACDIDQSFAPYHMNLGGIYKDLGNLDQALASTLKSLELNPDNPDALINLGGIYKDLGNLDQALASTLKSLELNPDNPTAHMNLGGIYKNLGNLDQALASTLKSLELNPDNPDAHMNLGGIYKDLGNLDQALASTLKSLKLNPDNPDALINLSGIYKDLGNLDQALASTLKSLELKPRGSAALCKLGLIKMALAQTEEAKKYLFDSIACNTQECEAYFALSQIIETAKDAEGLIESTKQIKTSHLTPRTRTFIEFALSNCLHKLKKYDQAAKHLKAANYNKLTVFPSDASRLQQAIALSISRSDPTEKSAINTNYGKDRIFIIGMPRSGSTLLETILSMNPKIKDLGESRSLEKAIAKIQQQKGCKSDHQDLNEVYSQLEPINNTQHKYTTDKQLYNFIYINWITAHMPSAKIIHCRRNPMDNILSMYRSNLTTGNNYTANLEDSAKVLVAQEKAIQINKKRYPEKIFTFDYDQFVNAPEDNLRKLLRWLDLDFDDNYLHPEKSTRSVNTASVIQARKPIRNKSVGGWKNYETLLKPALKLIQESGVKID; via the coding sequence GTGGATCAACAGACCATTAAGGAGCTCTCATCCACTGGACGCCATCAAGAATGCCTACAGGCTTGCCAACAGCTTCTCCAGAGCGAACCCGAAAGCCTAGTTCCGTGGAAGTACGCAGGCAAATCACTTCTTGCCCTGGGGCAATTTGAAAAAGCTCAACAGTGCTTAGCCAAAGCTCATCAGATCGACAATAAAGACCCCGAGATCGTCAAAGACATTGGAAATATATTTAACGCCGTACAAAACGACGCGGAAGCAATAAGACTCTACAAAGAAGCACTTTCAATCGACCAGAATTACGCACCAGCAATTAACAACCTTGGCTTGATTGCTAAACAACAGGGCAACTTAGTCGCCGCCGGACAATTAGTTAAAAGAGCATGTGATATTGATCAATCATTCGCCCCATACCACATGAATCTGGGCGGCATCTACAAAGACCTCGGCAACCTCGATCAGGCTCTTGCCTCCACTCTCAAATCACTCGAGCTCAATCCTGATAACCCCGATGCCCTCATCAACCTAGGCGGCATCTACAAAGACCTCGGCAACCTCGATCAGGCTCTTGCCTCCACTCTCAAATCACTCGAGCTCAATCCTGATAACCCCACTGCCCACATGAACCTGGGCGGCATCTACAAAAACCTCGGCAACCTCGATCAGGCTCTTGCCTCTACTCTCAAATCACTCGAGCTCAATCCTGATAACCCCGATGCCCACATGAACCTAGGCGGCATCTACAAAGACCTCGGCAACCTCGATCAGGCTCTTGCCTCCACTCTCAAATCACTCAAGCTCAATCCTGATAACCCAGATGCCCTAATCAACCTGAGCGGCATCTACAAAGACCTCGGCAACCTCGATCAGGCTCTTGCCTCCACTCTCAAATCACTCGAGCTCAAACCTCGAGGATCAGCAGCATTATGCAAACTTGGTCTAATTAAGATGGCACTAGCGCAGACCGAAGAAGCCAAAAAATATCTATTTGACTCGATTGCATGCAACACTCAAGAGTGCGAAGCGTACTTTGCATTAAGCCAGATAATAGAAACAGCAAAAGACGCAGAGGGACTCATTGAATCCACCAAACAAATCAAAACATCACATCTCACTCCGAGGACAAGAACATTTATTGAATTTGCACTATCAAACTGTCTCCACAAACTCAAAAAATACGACCAAGCCGCTAAGCACTTGAAGGCAGCAAATTATAATAAGCTGACAGTATTTCCGTCCGATGCCAGCAGACTTCAACAAGCAATAGCACTCAGCATTTCACGCTCCGACCCCACCGAAAAATCAGCGATCAATACGAATTACGGCAAGGATAGAATTTTTATTATTGGCATGCCCAGAAGCGGCTCCACTCTGTTGGAAACAATATTGAGCATGAATCCAAAGATCAAAGACCTAGGGGAGAGTAGATCCCTTGAAAAAGCGATAGCAAAGATCCAACAACAGAAAGGATGCAAATCTGATCATCAAGATCTTAATGAGGTATATTCCCAGCTGGAGCCCATCAACAACACCCAGCACAAATACACAACTGACAAACAATTATACAATTTTATTTACATTAATTGGATTACTGCGCATATGCCTTCAGCCAAGATTATTCACTGTCGCAGAAATCCAATGGACAATATCCTTTCGATGTATAGAAGCAATCTGACGACTGGAAATAATTACACCGCAAACCTGGAAGACTCAGCAAAAGTACTTGTGGCACAGGAGAAAGCAATACAAATTAACAAGAAAAGATATCCTGAAAAAATATTCACTTTTGACTACGACCAATTTGTCAACGCACCCGAGGACAACCTACGGAAACTTCTAAGATGGCTAGATCTAGATTTCGACGATAACTATCTCCACCCCGAGAAAAGCACGAGAAGCGTCAACACAGCGAGCGTTATACAAGCCAGGAAGCCAATTAGAAACAAATCAGTAGGCGGATGGAAAAACTACGAAACCCTACTAAAACCTGCGCTTAAACTTATTCAAGAAAGCGGAGTTAAAATAGACTAA
- a CDS encoding ferredoxin-thioredoxin reductase catalytic domain-containing protein — MTESPAGNQEPTAESLEVIRKFAETYAQRTGTYFCSDPGVTSVVLKGLARHKDDLGGALCPCRHYEDKEAEVSQAFWNCPCVPMRERKECHCMLFLTEDNPFRGEEQTIATETIHATAG; from the coding sequence ATGACTGAGTCCCCTGCGGGCAACCAAGAACCGACCGCGGAGAGCCTTGAAGTGATCCGCAAGTTCGCTGAGACCTATGCCCAGCGGACTGGGACCTACTTCTGCAGCGATCCCGGTGTGACGTCTGTGGTGCTGAAGGGTCTTGCGCGTCACAAGGATGATCTGGGTGGCGCGCTGTGTCCCTGCCGCCATTACGAAGACAAAGAGGCTGAGGTGTCACAGGCCTTTTGGAACTGCCCTTGTGTGCCAATGCGAGAGCGCAAGGAATGCCATTGCATGCTCTTCCTGACTGAGGACAACCCCTTCCGTGGTGAGGAGCAGACGATCGCCACTGAAACCATCCATGCCACTGCAGGCTGA
- the sufD gene encoding Fe-S cluster assembly protein SufD, with the protein MANCVLAPVQERGRAALERLGLPTRRQEPWRLTDLKRLESLAALPLSADASGGSLPSSADGVVRVVLDGQSDPLEGVTLPAGISVLSEAELRQALGHTLDRCGCAESWPVEFNHARSRQVLALRIRGHVPPLELVLSGGDGLTATRVLLLLEEKASLDLLEVVLADGTNAHSHVIEAHLGQESELRHGFLATSGGSSSLLTHCAVEQEPRSSYAFTSVVQGWLLGRLEPRVVQVDGQASTTIKGLAVTSAEQQLATHTSVRFNGPEGELDQLQKCLAADRSHTIFNGAINVPREAQRTNAAQLSRNLLLSDRARVDTKPELEIVADDVRCAHGATVSQLQEDELFYLQSRGIGASDAAALLLRGACQEIIGQLPEAAQVWSPLERVMEGLSS; encoded by the coding sequence ATGGCAAATTGTGTGCTCGCACCGGTGCAGGAACGCGGTCGTGCAGCCCTTGAACGCCTTGGTTTGCCGACTCGGCGTCAGGAACCCTGGCGACTGACAGATCTCAAGCGGCTTGAATCGCTGGCGGCGTTGCCGCTGAGCGCAGATGCCAGCGGCGGATCCTTGCCGTCCAGTGCCGATGGTGTGGTGCGTGTCGTCCTCGATGGTCAGTCCGACCCTCTTGAAGGCGTGACGTTGCCGGCCGGCATCAGCGTCCTCTCCGAGGCAGAGCTCAGGCAGGCTCTCGGACACACTCTTGACCGCTGTGGATGCGCTGAGTCCTGGCCTGTGGAGTTCAACCACGCCAGAAGCCGCCAGGTGCTGGCTCTGCGCATCCGCGGTCATGTGCCCCCGTTGGAATTGGTGCTGTCTGGTGGCGATGGACTCACAGCAACGCGCGTGCTTCTTTTGCTCGAGGAGAAAGCTTCGCTTGATCTGCTGGAGGTGGTGCTCGCTGACGGGACCAATGCGCACAGTCATGTGATCGAAGCCCACCTGGGTCAGGAATCTGAGCTGCGACACGGCTTCCTGGCGACGTCTGGCGGATCCTCCTCTTTGCTGACCCATTGCGCTGTGGAGCAGGAACCCCGCAGCAGCTATGCCTTCACTTCAGTGGTGCAGGGCTGGTTGCTCGGCAGGCTGGAACCGCGCGTCGTTCAGGTGGATGGTCAGGCCTCCACCACCATCAAGGGGCTGGCGGTCACCAGTGCAGAGCAGCAGCTCGCCACCCACACATCGGTGCGCTTCAACGGTCCTGAGGGGGAGCTGGATCAACTGCAGAAATGTCTGGCTGCTGATCGCTCGCACACCATTTTCAACGGTGCGATCAACGTGCCTCGCGAAGCGCAGCGCACCAATGCGGCGCAGCTCAGCCGCAACCTTCTCCTTTCCGATCGCGCCAGGGTCGACACCAAGCCTGAGCTGGAGATCGTTGCTGATGATGTGCGCTGCGCCCACGGCGCGACGGTGTCGCAACTGCAGGAAGACGAACTCTTTTACCTCCAAAGCCGGGGCATCGGTGCTTCCGACGCAGCAGCGTTGCTGTTGCGTGGTGCTTGCCAAGAGATCATCGGGCAGCTTCCTGAGGCGGCTCAGGTCTGGAGCCCGCTGGAGCGGGTCATGGAAGGACTGAGCTCATGA
- the sufR gene encoding iron-sulfur cluster biosynthesis transcriptional regulator SufR, translating to MGASAQAPTREATLTLLLRQGQVSASALADQLNISVQAMRRHLRTLEDEGLVESRAVSAGPGRPSNQWRLTKQGHQHFPDGSETFALDLLESMVTSLPPDTLVTLLNSQALHKADLYRRQLGEGSLEERIRTLVQLRSDEGYVSEMVPAAEGSGWCINEYHCSVQRIAEEHPAVCDQELQVIRMTFQDCRVERIHWRLESGHSCGFLISPQVNPLHQPSSDLHS from the coding sequence ATGGGTGCGTCCGCGCAAGCTCCCACACGTGAAGCGACGCTGACCCTGCTTCTGAGGCAGGGTCAGGTCAGTGCGTCCGCTCTTGCGGATCAGCTGAACATTTCCGTGCAAGCCATGCGCAGGCATCTGCGCACGCTCGAAGATGAAGGGTTAGTGGAATCGCGTGCGGTGTCGGCAGGACCGGGTCGCCCCTCCAACCAATGGCGACTGACGAAACAGGGACATCAGCACTTTCCGGACGGCAGCGAAACCTTCGCTCTTGACCTGCTGGAGTCGATGGTCACGAGCCTCCCGCCCGACACCCTGGTCACCCTGCTCAACAGCCAGGCTCTGCACAAAGCAGACCTCTACAGACGCCAATTAGGCGAAGGCTCCCTCGAGGAACGCATCCGCACCCTGGTTCAACTGCGCAGCGACGAGGGCTATGTCAGCGAAATGGTGCCAGCTGCCGAAGGATCCGGCTGGTGCATCAACGAGTACCACTGCTCCGTCCAGCGCATTGCCGAAGAGCATCCAGCGGTCTGTGATCAGGAATTACAGGTGATTCGCATGACCTTTCAGGACTGCAGAGTGGAGCGGATTCACTGGCGACTGGAATCCGGGCACTCCTGTGGTTTTCTGATCAGCCCCCAGGTCAATCCGCTCCACCAGCCCTCATCCGACCTGCACTCATGA
- the sufB gene encoding Fe-S cluster assembly protein SufB has protein sequence MTSTSTRDLVSQPYKYGFVTEIETDKIAKGLSEEVVRVISKKKEEPDFLLQFRLKAFRHWLTLEEPDWAELGYDPIDYQDIVYYAAPKQQEKKNSLDEVDPKLLETFDKLGIPLSEQKRLSNVAVDAVFDSVSIATTYKEKLAEHGVVFCSFSEAVKEHPALIERYLGTVVPSNDNYFSALNSAVFSDGSFVFIPKGVECPMELSTYFRINSGDTGQFERTLIVAEEGASVSYLEGCTAPMFDTNQLHAAVVELVALDDASIKYSTVQNWYAGDENGVGGIYNFVTKRGQCRGDRSRISWTQVETGSAITWKYPSCVLQGSDSVGEFYSVALTNNRQQADTGTKMVHIGPRTRSTIVSKGISAGQSSNSYRGLVQMGPKAKGARNYSQCDSMLIGDQAAANTYPYIRSQQPQAAIEHEASTCRISEDQLFYLQSRGIGFEEAVSMMVSGFCRDVFNQLPMEFAAEADKLLALKLEGSVG, from the coding sequence ATGACATCCACCTCCACCCGTGATCTCGTCAGCCAGCCGTATAAATACGGCTTCGTTACCGAGATTGAGACCGACAAGATCGCCAAAGGTCTCAGCGAGGAGGTGGTGCGTGTGATCTCTAAGAAGAAGGAAGAGCCCGATTTCCTTCTTCAATTCCGCCTCAAGGCTTTCCGGCATTGGTTAACCCTTGAAGAGCCGGATTGGGCTGAGCTGGGCTACGACCCGATCGATTATCAGGACATCGTTTATTACGCAGCTCCCAAGCAGCAGGAGAAAAAAAACAGCCTCGATGAGGTTGACCCCAAGCTTTTGGAAACGTTCGATAAGCTCGGGATTCCGCTGAGTGAACAGAAGCGCCTGAGCAATGTGGCCGTGGATGCTGTCTTTGACAGCGTCTCCATCGCCACGACTTATAAAGAGAAGCTCGCTGAGCATGGAGTTGTCTTTTGCTCCTTCAGTGAAGCTGTGAAAGAGCATCCCGCGCTCATTGAGCGTTATCTCGGCACGGTTGTTCCCAGCAATGACAACTACTTCTCCGCGCTGAACTCTGCTGTGTTCAGTGATGGATCCTTCGTCTTCATTCCAAAGGGTGTGGAATGCCCCATGGAGCTTTCCACCTATTTCAGGATCAATTCAGGTGATACCGGTCAGTTCGAGCGCACCTTGATCGTCGCGGAAGAAGGTGCCTCGGTGAGTTACCTGGAAGGTTGCACAGCTCCGATGTTTGACACTAATCAGTTGCATGCGGCGGTGGTTGAACTCGTGGCTCTTGATGATGCATCGATCAAGTACTCCACCGTTCAGAACTGGTATGCCGGCGACGAGAACGGCGTCGGCGGTATCTATAACTTTGTGACCAAGCGTGGTCAGTGTCGTGGCGATCGAAGTCGGATCAGCTGGACGCAAGTGGAGACCGGATCAGCCATTACCTGGAAATATCCCAGCTGTGTCCTGCAGGGCTCCGACTCCGTCGGAGAGTTTTATTCCGTGGCGTTAACCAATAATCGTCAGCAGGCCGACACCGGCACAAAAATGGTCCATATCGGACCGCGCACTCGCTCCACAATCGTGAGTAAAGGCATCAGTGCCGGGCAGTCGAGCAACAGCTATCGGGGTTTGGTGCAGATGGGGCCGAAAGCCAAGGGTGCACGCAATTACAGTCAGTGCGATTCGATGCTCATCGGCGATCAGGCTGCGGCCAATACCTATCCATACATTCGTTCGCAGCAGCCTCAGGCTGCCATCGAGCATGAGGCCAGCACCTGTCGCATCTCCGAAGATCAGCTGTTTTATCTCCAGAGCCGAGGCATCGGTTTTGAGGAGGCGGTTTCGATGATGGTGAGTGGCTTCTGTCGCGATGTGTTCAATCAATTGCCGATGGAATTTGCTGCTGAAGCTGACAAGTTGTTGGCGCTCAAGCTTGAGGGTTCTGTGGGCTGA
- the sufC gene encoding Fe-S cluster assembly ATPase SufC, which translates to MIRPDAELLLDITDLHASVEDKPILKGVNLQLRAGEIHAVMGRNGSGKSTLSKVLAGHPAYRVTAGSVRYRGQDLFDLEPEDRARLGVFLGFQYPVEIPGVSNLEFLRVSTNSRRDKQGQEELDTFDFEDHVREKLKVVQMDPAFLERSVNEGFSGGEKKRNEILQMALLEPVVAILDETDSGLDIDALRIVAGGVNQLATEDNATLLITHYQRLLDEITPDYVHVMAAGRILRTGGRELALELEETGYDWVDQELAAQGVA; encoded by the coding sequence GTGATTCGCCCAGACGCCGAGTTGCTTCTTGACATCACCGACCTGCATGCATCGGTGGAAGACAAGCCCATTCTCAAGGGTGTGAATCTGCAGCTGCGAGCCGGCGAAATTCATGCCGTCATGGGTCGTAATGGCAGCGGCAAAAGCACTTTGTCGAAAGTGCTTGCAGGTCATCCCGCTTATCGCGTTACGGCTGGATCTGTGCGCTATCGCGGCCAGGATCTTTTTGACCTGGAGCCTGAAGATCGTGCCCGTCTCGGCGTCTTCCTGGGATTCCAATATCCGGTTGAAATTCCTGGCGTCAGCAACCTTGAATTTCTGCGCGTCTCCACCAATTCCCGGCGTGACAAGCAGGGGCAAGAGGAGCTCGACACCTTTGATTTCGAAGATCATGTGCGCGAGAAGCTCAAGGTGGTCCAAATGGATCCAGCTTTCCTAGAGCGCAGCGTGAACGAAGGCTTCTCCGGCGGAGAGAAGAAGCGCAATGAAATTCTTCAGATGGCTCTACTTGAGCCTGTCGTGGCCATCCTTGACGAAACTGATTCGGGCCTAGATATCGATGCCCTGCGCATCGTGGCCGGTGGTGTGAACCAGCTGGCGACTGAAGACAACGCCACCTTGCTGATCACCCACTACCAGCGTCTACTCGACGAGATCACACCGGATTACGTGCATGTGATGGCAGCGGGGCGAATCCTGCGCACCGGTGGCCGTGAACTGGCACTCGAGCTTGAGGAAACTGGGTACGACTGGGTTGATCAGGAACTGGCTGCTCAGGGGGTGGCCTGA